The Virgibacillus dokdonensis genome includes a window with the following:
- a CDS encoding ABC transporter permease has protein sequence MNPRIKQVVQVVLRGISLLIGLSILTFILMKNSPVDPVMASVDYDTSITPEQYAAIEQHLGLDKPVTIQYFMWLERLLSGDMGNSLIHHAPVSTIIKDKARASAALMLISWFLSGVLGIILGTIAALYRGRLIDKMIRWLSYLQVSVPTFWLGLIILLVFSVGLGWFPIGISAPIGVVAEDVSLIEKIHHLILPVLTLSILGIANVALHTREKMILALNSEYVLFAHARGESKWQILKNHAFRNAIVPAITIQFASFGELFGGSVLAEQVFSYPGLGSALTEAGLKSDTPLLLGIVIVGALFVFFGNLIADIINAAINPQLKRGGI, from the coding sequence GTGAATCCTAGAATAAAGCAAGTAGTGCAAGTTGTTTTAAGAGGCATTTCGTTACTTATAGGGCTATCAATACTGACCTTTATTTTAATGAAAAACTCCCCAGTAGATCCTGTTATGGCAAGTGTTGATTATGACACTTCAATAACTCCGGAGCAGTATGCAGCAATTGAACAGCATCTTGGTTTGGATAAGCCTGTGACGATTCAATATTTTATGTGGTTGGAACGCCTACTTTCAGGTGATATGGGAAATTCTTTAATTCATCATGCACCCGTTAGTACAATTATTAAAGATAAAGCGAGAGCTTCAGCTGCATTGATGTTGATATCTTGGTTTCTTTCGGGTGTGCTAGGCATTATTTTAGGTACTATTGCAGCACTATATCGTGGTAGATTAATAGATAAAATGATTCGGTGGTTATCGTACTTACAAGTTTCTGTTCCTACATTTTGGTTAGGGTTAATTATCTTATTAGTGTTTTCTGTAGGGTTAGGTTGGTTCCCCATAGGTATATCAGCACCTATAGGTGTCGTCGCTGAAGATGTTTCGCTTATTGAAAAAATACATCATTTGATATTGCCTGTATTAACACTGAGTATTTTAGGTATCGCTAATGTTGCTTTACACACAAGAGAAAAAATGATACTCGCATTAAACAGTGAGTATGTACTATTTGCGCATGCTAGAGGAGAAAGTAAGTGGCAAATTCTAAAAAATCATGCATTTCGTAATGCCATAGTGCCAGCTATTACGATTCAATTTGCTTCTTTTGGTGAGTTATTCGGAGGCTCGGTGCTTGCAGAGCAGGTATTTTCATATCCTGGTTTAGGATCAGCTTTAACAGAAGCAGGGTTAAAAAGTGATACGCCATTATTATTAGGTATTGTCATTGTTGGTGCATTATTTGTGTTCTTCGGTAACTTGATTGCAGATATTATTAATGCAGCAATTAATCCGCAATTAAAAAGAGGAGGGATATAA
- a CDS encoding acyl-CoA thioesterase — MRISYIDNLNEWSKTFSFSIPVTIRFSETDLFGHMNNTTAFIYFEQARIEFLKATGVFDGNTNTEGIPVVSDLQCDFLKQLYFDQTIQVYVKAHHVGRSSVDIHYMVLDDKQEIALTGRGRLVYIHAKTGKPISLGESMRIALAQK, encoded by the coding sequence GTGCGAATATCTTATATTGACAATTTAAATGAGTGGAGTAAAACTTTTTCCTTTTCTATACCAGTTACGATTCGTTTTTCTGAGACAGACTTATTTGGTCATATGAACAATACTACTGCGTTTATTTATTTTGAGCAGGCAAGAATTGAATTTTTGAAGGCTACAGGTGTTTTTGATGGGAATACGAATACAGAGGGAATACCAGTAGTATCTGATTTACAATGCGATTTTTTAAAGCAACTGTACTTTGATCAAACTATCCAAGTGTATGTGAAAGCACATCATGTTGGTAGATCTTCTGTAGATATACATTATATGGTTTTAGATGATAAACAAGAAATTGCTTTGACTGGAAGAGGAAGACTTGTATACATTCATGCAAAAACAGGCAAGCCAATATCATTAGGAGAATCAATGAGAATAGCTTTGGCGCAAAAGTAA
- the trxA gene encoding thioredoxin → MAIINATDQTFAKETAEGLVLADFWAPWCGPCKMIAPVLEEIDGEMSEKVQIVKLDVDENQETAGKFGVMSIPTLLLFKDGQVVDQVIGFQPKEALVDLINKHA, encoded by the coding sequence ATGGCAATTATTAATGCTACTGATCAGACGTTTGCCAAAGAGACTGCAGAAGGTTTAGTACTAGCAGATTTTTGGGCGCCATGGTGTGGACCATGTAAAATGATTGCACCAGTATTGGAAGAAATTGATGGTGAAATGTCTGAAAAAGTTCAGATTGTAAAATTAGATGTTGACGAAAACCAAGAAACAGCAGGTAAATTTGGTGTGATGAGTATTCCAACATTGTTGTTATTTAAAGATGGTCAAGTCGTTGACCAAGTAATCGGTTTTCAGCCGAAAGAAGCATTAGTTGATTTAATTAACAAACATGCTTAA
- a CDS encoding helix-turn-helix domain-containing protein — translation MKDNEYKPKQLLTKREKEVFELLVQDKTTKEIAQELFISEKTVRNHISNAMHTN, via the coding sequence TTGAAGGACAACGAGTATAAACCGAAGCAATTATTAACTAAACGGGAAAAAGAAGTATTTGAACTATTAGTTCAGGATAAAACCACAAAAGAAATTGCCCAGGAATTATTCATATCAGAAAAAACTGTCCGAAACCATATTTCAAATGCTATGCATACCAATTGA
- a CDS encoding YslB family protein, with the protein MTNQQTTVISVHDLEALHTEGVGFDILRYVSLPELLGEESPTLLYFMGRKLARKFDIQTVDDVIHIFTLLGFGRLEVVKDKRKSMTFQLMSDAVASRLQASFSTDFRLEAGFLAEALHIIENRDCECVETINKRIHQVEFKAMFSVD; encoded by the coding sequence ATGACAAACCAACAAACAACGGTTATATCCGTTCACGATTTAGAAGCATTACATACAGAAGGTGTCGGCTTTGATATTTTACGATATGTTAGTTTACCAGAATTACTAGGTGAAGAATCTCCAACCCTGTTATATTTCATGGGGAGAAAACTTGCCAGAAAGTTTGATATACAAACCGTAGATGATGTCATACATATTTTCACACTTTTAGGCTTCGGGCGATTAGAAGTTGTAAAAGATAAACGTAAATCAATGACCTTTCAATTGATGTCTGATGCAGTTGCGTCACGATTACAAGCTTCATTTTCTACTGATTTTCGTCTAGAAGCTGGTTTTTTAGCAGAAGCTCTACATATAATTGAAAACAGAGATTGCGAGTGCGTAGAAACAATTAATAAAAGAATTCATCAAGTTGAGTTTAAAGCCATGTTTTCGGTGGATTAA
- the sdhB gene encoding succinate dehydrogenase iron-sulfur subunit, whose product MADNKTVTFIITRQDSPDSNSYTETFKIPYKPNMNVISALMEIRQNPVNANGEKTTPVQWDMNCLEEVCGACSMVINGVARQSCAALVDQLEQPIRLEPMSTFPVVRDLIIDRNRMFDALKQVKAWIPLDGTHDLGAGPRMPEKKRQWAYELSKCMTCGVCLEACPNVNDKSNFIGPAAISQARLFNAHPTGEMNASERLNGLMEDGGIDGCGNSQNCVQVCPKGIPLTTSIAAMNRATNIQAFKNFFGSDNAH is encoded by the coding sequence ATGGCTGATAATAAAACAGTTACTTTTATTATAACTCGACAAGACAGCCCTGATTCTAACTCCTATACAGAAACGTTTAAAATACCTTATAAGCCAAATATGAACGTTATTTCTGCATTGATGGAAATTAGACAAAATCCGGTTAATGCAAATGGAGAGAAAACAACACCAGTTCAGTGGGATATGAACTGTCTTGAGGAAGTATGTGGTGCATGTTCCATGGTGATTAATGGGGTAGCAAGACAGTCTTGTGCAGCACTTGTAGATCAGCTTGAACAGCCGATCCGACTAGAACCAATGTCAACATTTCCAGTTGTTCGCGATCTAATTATCGATCGTAACCGCATGTTCGATGCGTTAAAGCAAGTGAAAGCTTGGATACCACTTGATGGTACACATGATTTAGGAGCAGGTCCACGTATGCCTGAAAAGAAACGGCAATGGGCATATGAATTATCGAAATGTATGACTTGCGGTGTTTGTCTAGAAGCTTGCCCAAATGTCAATGATAAATCCAATTTCATTGGTCCAGCAGCTATTTCGCAGGCTCGTTTGTTTAATGCACATCCAACTGGAGAAATGAATGCAAGTGAACGTTTAAATGGGTTGATGGAAGATGGAGGTATAGATGGTTGTGGAAACTCGCAAAACTGTGTACAAGTTTGCCCTAAAGGCATTCCACTGACGACTTCTATTGCTGCCATGAACCGAGCAACAAATATCCAAGCGTTTAAAAACTTTTTTGGAAGTGACAACGCACATTAA
- a CDS encoding ABC transporter permease, with amino-acid sequence MEAATNLKQKLIISVAFSSGMIVCILFLSMLLDGTNLLTDATQKSQPPSLHHIFGTDWLGRDMFIRTIEGLSFSMLVGVIGSLVGVVLAIGLGVSAAMFGKKVDSFISWLIDLFIGMPHLIFMILISFAVGKGALGVIVAVGLTHWPTLARVIRNEVDAIKSADYIKISKNIGKTRFYILHKHILPVIFPQIMIGFLLLFPHAIIHEASMTFLGFGLSAQVPSIGLILSEAVKHISLGDWWLAVFPGVLLILLVKSFDNIGESLKLIWMPPTTKL; translated from the coding sequence ATGGAGGCGGCAACAAATTTAAAACAAAAGCTGATTATTAGCGTAGCCTTTTCTAGTGGTATGATTGTATGTATTCTTTTTTTGAGTATGCTATTGGATGGTACCAACTTGCTGACAGATGCCACACAAAAAAGTCAGCCTCCGAGTCTACACCATATATTTGGTACGGATTGGCTAGGAAGAGATATGTTTATTAGAACGATTGAAGGGCTTAGCTTTTCCATGTTAGTGGGTGTTATTGGCTCATTGGTGGGTGTAGTGCTTGCAATTGGACTTGGTGTTTCAGCTGCGATGTTCGGAAAAAAGGTAGATAGTTTTATTTCGTGGTTAATTGATTTATTTATCGGTATGCCACATTTAATTTTTATGATATTAATTTCGTTTGCTGTTGGTAAGGGAGCCTTAGGCGTAATTGTAGCTGTAGGTTTAACTCATTGGCCTACTTTAGCCCGTGTTATACGAAATGAAGTAGATGCAATTAAAAGTGCTGATTATATTAAAATATCCAAAAATATAGGTAAGACACGCTTTTATATTTTACATAAGCATATTTTGCCAGTTATTTTCCCACAAATCATGATAGGTTTTTTATTGCTTTTCCCACATGCGATTATACATGAAGCATCCATGACATTTTTAGGTTTTGGATTATCTGCACAGGTACCATCTATAGGTTTAATTTTGTCAGAAGCTGTTAAGCATATTTCATTAGGCGACTGGTGGTTAGCTGTATTTCCAGGCGTACTGCTTATATTGCTGGTAAAAAGCTTTGATAATATTGGTGAATCCTTAAAACTTATATGGATGCCTCCAACAACCAAGTTATAG
- a CDS encoding ABC transporter substrate-binding protein → MRYDNQKLWLMLFALLITLVLAACSSDNVAKNQTEKDKRELVVSMGERIPHEFDPKKRWGMYNEARIIHSTLLKKTPDLEVEGDFAKDYTISEDGKQWTFDLHNNFKFSNGDPVTAEDVKFSYETLIEDGKHWDLSFVDKIEIPDKNKVIFYLSEPRSTFWAQLTEVPILPRKHYDENYSQNPIGSGPYMVTQYDKDEQAIFEVNPHWHGKEPYFKKWTWVTLDENTALAAAKSGEVDMIYALPEFADTKIPGWKLFEYESNDVRGLSLPYVKPGEVESADGYPVGNEVTSDAAIRKALNIGLNRQEIVDTVLNGHGAPAYSIVDGMPWWHEETAIEDNRVEEASELLEKAGWKLNKDGTRVKGDTKAQFDLYYPTNDKLRTNVAIVAAEQAKALGITINLIGSNWDEMVTKSHSDSLLYAGGRHHPNQFYTSHDLKLAGHGWTNITFYHNPVVLDYMDKAISSTDLEEANKYWKLAQWDGKEGASVLGDLPNAWLVRINHTYLGDKRINVGKQPIHSHGHDWALLHNIAEWTWDEDAK, encoded by the coding sequence ATGCGATATGATAATCAAAAGCTATGGTTAATGTTGTTTGCGTTGCTTATTACATTAGTCTTAGCAGCTTGTAGTAGTGATAATGTTGCTAAGAATCAAACGGAAAAGGATAAGAGAGAGTTAGTAGTATCAATGGGAGAGCGTATCCCTCACGAATTCGACCCTAAGAAACGCTGGGGAATGTATAACGAGGCTCGTATTATTCATAGTACATTGTTAAAGAAAACACCAGATTTAGAAGTAGAAGGAGATTTTGCCAAGGATTACACGATTTCTGAAGATGGTAAGCAATGGACGTTTGACTTACATAATAATTTTAAGTTTTCTAATGGCGATCCTGTGACAGCAGAAGATGTGAAGTTTTCATACGAAACGTTAATAGAAGACGGTAAGCATTGGGATTTATCATTTGTCGATAAGATTGAAATCCCTGATAAGAATAAAGTTATATTTTACTTAAGTGAGCCACGTTCAACTTTTTGGGCGCAATTAACAGAAGTTCCTATATTGCCTAGAAAACATTATGACGAAAACTATTCTCAAAATCCAATTGGTTCGGGGCCATATATGGTTACTCAGTATGATAAAGATGAGCAAGCTATATTTGAAGTGAACCCACATTGGCATGGCAAGGAACCATACTTTAAAAAATGGACGTGGGTCACATTAGATGAAAACACTGCTTTAGCTGCTGCAAAATCAGGTGAAGTGGATATGATTTATGCACTTCCAGAATTTGCTGATACTAAAATTCCTGGGTGGAAACTTTTTGAGTATGAGTCTAATGACGTGCGAGGCTTGTCTCTGCCGTATGTGAAGCCAGGAGAAGTTGAGTCTGCTGATGGTTATCCTGTTGGTAATGAAGTAACGAGTGATGCTGCTATTCGCAAAGCGTTGAATATTGGATTGAATCGACAAGAAATTGTGGACACGGTCTTAAATGGTCATGGAGCACCAGCTTATTCGATTGTTGATGGTATGCCATGGTGGCATGAAGAAACTGCAATTGAAGACAATCGAGTCGAAGAAGCAAGTGAGCTATTAGAGAAAGCAGGTTGGAAGCTAAATAAAGATGGAACTCGCGTAAAAGGAGATACCAAAGCGCAATTTGATTTGTATTATCCTACAAATGACAAATTACGGACTAATGTAGCTATTGTTGCAGCAGAACAGGCTAAAGCATTAGGTATTACAATTAATTTAATAGGGAGTAATTGGGATGAAATGGTGACTAAATCACATAGTGACTCTTTATTATATGCTGGAGGACGTCATCACCCTAACCAATTTTATACGTCACATGATTTAAAGTTAGCAGGTCACGGATGGACAAATATTACTTTTTATCATAATCCTGTTGTATTAGATTATATGGATAAAGCAATCAGTTCAACGGACTTAGAAGAAGCTAATAAATATTGGAAGCTAGCACAATGGGATGGCAAAGAAGGTGCAAGTGTATTAGGCGATTTACCAAATGCATGGTTAGTTCGTATTAATCATACGTATTTAGGTGATAAGCGTATTAATGTTGGTAAACAACCGATTCATAGTCATGGTCATGACTGGGCATTATTGCATAATATTGCTGAGTGGACTTGGGATGAAGACGCTAAATAG
- a CDS encoding succinate dehydrogenase cytochrome b558 subunit, with protein sequence MTEHREFLTRRVHSLLGVIPIGLFLVQHLVVNHFAVYGEENFNKAADFMHSLPFRLVLEFGVIFIPILFHAILGVYIVFVARSNTKRYNFFRNWMFLLQRITGIITFVFVVWHVWETRIQLGSQGADYSLMEGILSNPFMFWFYMIGVLSTIFHFANGLWSFCVTWGITQTPKSQKVVTYATVVVFLALSYVGVRTILTFAYGI encoded by the coding sequence TTGACAGAGCATCGTGAGTTTCTAACAAGAAGAGTGCACTCGTTATTAGGTGTAATTCCAATAGGTCTTTTTTTGGTTCAACATTTAGTGGTGAATCATTTTGCTGTTTATGGAGAAGAGAATTTTAATAAAGCAGCCGATTTTATGCACAGTCTACCATTTAGACTCGTATTGGAATTCGGGGTTATTTTTATTCCAATTTTGTTTCATGCTATTTTAGGGGTATATATTGTATTTGTAGCACGAAGCAACACGAAAAGATATAATTTTTTCCGTAATTGGATGTTCTTATTACAGCGAATAACGGGTATTATTACGTTTGTCTTTGTTGTTTGGCATGTGTGGGAGACAAGAATACAGTTAGGATCACAAGGAGCCGACTATAGCCTAATGGAAGGGATTCTTTCCAATCCATTTATGTTCTGGTTCTATATGATTGGTGTCCTATCTACTATTTTCCATTTTGCCAATGGATTATGGAGCTTCTGTGTGACTTGGGGTATTACACAAACACCTAAATCACAAAAAGTAGTTACATATGCAACTGTAGTTGTTTTCTTAGCACTAAGTTATGTCGGTGTAAGAACAATTCTTACATTTGCTTACGGTATTTAA
- the sdhA gene encoding succinate dehydrogenase flavoprotein subunit has translation MSKRKIAIVGGGLAGLMATIKAAEAGVSVDLFSIVPVKRSHSVCAQGGINGAVNTKGEGDSPWLHFDDTVYGGDFLANQPQVKAMCDAAPGIIHMFDRMGVMFNRTPEGLLDFRRFGGTQMHRTAYAGATTGQQLLYAVDEQVRRYEVEGLVTKYENWEFARAVIDEEGVGRGIVAQNVKTHEIKAFPSDATIFATGGPGIIFGKSTNSMINTGSAASKLYQQGAKYANGEFIQIHPTAIPGDDKLRLMSESARGEGGRIWTYKDGEPWYFLEEKYPAYGNLVPRDIATREIFDVCVNQKLGINGENMVYLDLSHKDPKELDIKLGGIIEIYEKFVGEDPRKVPMKIFPAVHYSMGGLWVDINQMTNIPGIFAAGECDYSQHGANRLGANSLLSAIYGGAVAGPKAMEYIKGLEKHVDDLPSHLFEENVKVEQDHFEKLMNMDGEENAYHLHKELGQWMTDNVTVVRDNKKLLQTDEKIQELLQRFENININDTSRWSNQGVMFTRQLENMLHLARVITQGAYNRNESRGAHYKPEFPDRNDEEWLKTTIAEFDVEEKAPKFSYEDVDISLIKPRKRDYTKKSEGSK, from the coding sequence ATGAGTAAACGGAAAATTGCCATAGTTGGCGGAGGTTTAGCTGGCTTAATGGCAACAATAAAAGCAGCAGAAGCAGGAGTAAGTGTTGATTTATTTTCCATTGTTCCTGTAAAGCGCTCTCACTCTGTATGTGCTCAAGGTGGAATAAATGGTGCAGTTAATACTAAGGGAGAAGGGGATTCTCCTTGGCTTCACTTTGATGATACAGTGTACGGTGGAGATTTCTTAGCAAACCAACCGCAAGTAAAAGCGATGTGTGATGCAGCGCCTGGAATTATTCATATGTTTGATCGGATGGGTGTTATGTTTAACCGCACACCTGAAGGATTGCTAGATTTTCGTCGTTTTGGTGGAACGCAAATGCATAGAACAGCTTATGCTGGAGCAACAACAGGACAACAATTACTTTATGCGGTGGATGAGCAAGTTCGTCGTTATGAGGTAGAAGGTCTTGTGACAAAATATGAAAACTGGGAATTTGCGCGGGCAGTTATTGATGAAGAAGGTGTTGGTAGAGGGATTGTAGCTCAAAATGTGAAAACGCATGAGATAAAAGCATTTCCATCTGATGCAACCATTTTTGCTACTGGTGGTCCTGGAATTATCTTTGGTAAATCTACTAATTCTATGATTAATACTGGATCTGCTGCAAGTAAGTTGTACCAGCAAGGTGCAAAATATGCCAATGGTGAATTTATTCAAATTCATCCTACAGCTATTCCTGGTGATGATAAATTACGATTAATGAGTGAGTCTGCCCGTGGTGAAGGGGGCAGAATTTGGACATATAAAGATGGAGAACCTTGGTATTTCTTAGAGGAAAAATATCCAGCTTATGGTAACCTCGTACCAAGAGATATCGCCACACGTGAAATTTTTGACGTATGTGTGAACCAAAAACTTGGTATAAATGGCGAGAATATGGTGTATTTGGATCTATCACATAAAGATCCAAAAGAGCTTGATATAAAACTAGGCGGAATTATTGAGATATATGAGAAATTTGTTGGCGAAGATCCTCGAAAAGTGCCGATGAAAATCTTCCCTGCTGTCCATTATTCCATGGGCGGACTGTGGGTCGATATTAATCAAATGACTAATATCCCTGGTATTTTTGCTGCAGGAGAATGTGATTATTCGCAGCATGGTGCTAACCGTCTTGGTGCTAATTCATTATTGTCTGCTATTTATGGAGGAGCTGTTGCTGGTCCAAAGGCAATGGAATATATAAAAGGTTTAGAGAAGCATGTCGATGATTTGCCATCTCATTTATTTGAAGAGAATGTAAAAGTGGAACAAGACCACTTTGAAAAATTAATGAACATGGATGGCGAAGAAAATGCTTATCACCTTCATAAGGAACTTGGTCAGTGGATGACTGATAACGTAACCGTAGTGCGTGATAATAAAAAATTATTGCAAACAGATGAAAAGATTCAAGAACTACTGCAACGTTTTGAAAACATTAATATTAATGATACCTCTCGTTGGAGTAACCAAGGTGTTATGTTTACACGTCAGTTGGAAAACATGCTTCATTTAGCACGTGTTATTACACAAGGCGCTTATAATCGGAATGAGAGCCGTGGTGCTCATTATAAACCTGAATTCCCAGATCGAAATGATGAAGAGTGGTTGAAAACAACGATTGCAGAATTTGACGTGGAAGAAAAAGCACCTAAATTTTCTTATGAGGATGTAGATATTTCATTAATCAAACCTCGTAAGCGTGACTACACGAAAAAAAGTGAAGGGAGTAAGTAA
- the uvrC gene encoding excinuclease ABC subunit UvrC produces MNQSIKDKLAVLPAKPGCYLMKDKYESVIYVGKSKVLKNRVRSYFTGAHDRKTQRLVQEIESFEYIVTSSEIEALILEMNLIKKYDPKYNVMLKDDKSYPYLKITSERHPRLLITRKIKKDKGKYFGPYPNVIAARETKKLLDRLYPLRKCNNLPGRPCLYYHMGQCYACSNNPPTKEEYAAIVQNVSSFLHGGYKAIKKDLTKKMQQASEALNFERAKELRDQIHHIESVMKQQKMTLNDQADRDIFAYSYDKGWMCIQVFFIRQGNLIERDIAVFPFFDEAEETFISYVGRFYLHQNHPKPKQILVPLGTNTELLKDLLEVDVHTPYRGRKKELVKLAEENARISLNEKFSIIERDEERTIVAVERLGETLNIETPHRIEAFDNSNIQGTDPVSAMVVFIDGKPAKNEYRKYKIRNVDRPDDYETMREVIRRRYTRVLKDKLPLPGLIIVDGGKGQMSAALDVLENELGLDIPLCGLAKDDRHKTSELLYGFPPQIIDLDRKSNEFYLVQRVQEEVHRFAITFHRQLRGKNVVQSELDNISGIGQKRRRLLLTHFKTITEIKQASMDDLIKLGIPRDVAENIITHFQAANIEKQ; encoded by the coding sequence ATGAACCAAAGTATAAAAGATAAACTAGCGGTTTTACCAGCAAAGCCAGGCTGTTACTTGATGAAGGATAAATATGAAAGCGTCATTTATGTTGGAAAGTCAAAAGTATTAAAGAATCGGGTGCGTTCTTACTTTACTGGAGCACATGATCGAAAAACGCAACGTTTAGTGCAAGAGATTGAAAGTTTTGAGTATATTGTAACTTCTTCCGAGATAGAAGCACTTATTTTAGAAATGAATTTAATTAAAAAATATGATCCTAAATATAATGTTATGCTCAAAGACGATAAGTCTTACCCCTACTTAAAAATTACATCTGAACGCCATCCAAGGTTGCTAATTACGAGGAAAATAAAGAAAGATAAAGGCAAATACTTTGGTCCTTATCCAAATGTTATCGCGGCGAGAGAAACAAAAAAGTTATTGGATCGACTTTACCCTCTTAGAAAATGCAATAACCTTCCTGGGCGACCTTGCTTGTACTATCATATGGGCCAATGTTACGCCTGTAGTAACAATCCGCCTACAAAAGAAGAATATGCAGCAATTGTCCAAAATGTATCATCTTTTTTACATGGTGGATATAAAGCAATAAAAAAAGACTTAACGAAGAAAATGCAGCAAGCGAGTGAAGCGTTGAATTTTGAAAGAGCGAAGGAATTAAGAGATCAAATTCATCACATTGAGTCTGTCATGAAACAACAGAAGATGACGTTAAACGACCAAGCAGATAGGGATATTTTTGCATATAGTTATGACAAAGGATGGATGTGCATCCAAGTATTTTTTATTCGTCAAGGGAATTTGATTGAACGAGATATAGCTGTTTTTCCTTTTTTCGATGAAGCTGAAGAAACATTTATTAGTTATGTTGGCCGTTTTTATCTCCATCAAAACCATCCGAAGCCAAAACAGATTCTTGTTCCTCTTGGTACCAATACAGAACTATTGAAAGATTTACTTGAGGTGGATGTGCATACGCCATATCGTGGAAGAAAAAAAGAATTAGTGAAGCTAGCGGAAGAAAATGCACGCATTTCGTTAAATGAGAAATTCTCTATTATTGAGCGAGACGAAGAAAGAACAATTGTAGCTGTAGAGCGCTTAGGAGAAACTCTTAATATTGAAACACCGCATCGAATAGAAGCATTTGATAATTCCAACATTCAAGGGACTGATCCAGTTTCTGCGATGGTTGTTTTTATAGACGGTAAGCCAGCTAAGAATGAGTATCGTAAATACAAAATTCGCAATGTTGATCGACCGGATGATTATGAAACAATGAGAGAAGTTATTAGAAGGCGTTACACGAGAGTTTTAAAAGATAAACTTCCATTACCAGGTTTAATTATTGTAGACGGTGGAAAAGGTCAAATGAGTGCCGCGTTGGATGTGCTAGAAAATGAGTTAGGGCTAGACATTCCTTTATGTGGTTTAGCAAAAGATGATCGTCATAAAACAAGTGAGCTTTTATATGGTTTTCCACCTCAAATTATAGATTTAGATCGCAAATCGAATGAATTTTATCTTGTCCAAAGGGTGCAGGAAGAAGTGCATCGTTTTGCCATTACCTTTCATCGTCAATTACGTGGGAAAAACGTTGTACAATCTGAATTAGATAATATTTCAGGTATTGGTCAAAAAAGAAGAAGACTGTTGCTAACACATTTTAAAACAATTACGGAAATAAAACAAGCTAGTATGGACGACCTGATAAAATTGGGTATTCCACGTGACGTCGCTGAAAATATTATTACCCATTTTCAAGCAGCTAACATAGAAAAGCAGTAG